One window of Hypanus sabinus isolate sHypSab1 chromosome 18, sHypSab1.hap1, whole genome shotgun sequence genomic DNA carries:
- the LOC132407290 gene encoding zinc finger protein 229-like, producing the protein MTHQRVHCRERPFTCSDCGKGFISSSQLKGHYRIHTGERPFTCSDCGKGFIWSSQLKVHQRVHTGERPFICSVCDKGFILSSHLLRHQSVHTGVWPFTCSVCGKGFSSSCHLQKHQSVHTGERPFACSDCGKRFTRSSELKVHQQVHTRERPFTCSVCGKGFTLSSQLLRHQSLHTREWPFICSVCGKGFIESSSLQGHQSVHTGKWRFTCSDCAKGFNRLSHLLRHQTVHSGERPFTCSECGKGFSQYSNLQAHWSVHTGERAFTCSDCGKGFTSSSKLKVHQRVHTGERPFTCSNCGKGFTQLASLQVHQSVHTGERPFTCSECGKGFTLSSQLKVHQRVHTGEWPFTCSDCGKGFPQSSQLKVHQRIHTGERPFTCSECGKRFTLSSQLKVHQRVHTGERPFTCSDCGKGFTESSQLKVHQRVHTGERPFTCSDCGKGFSLSSRLLTHQSVHTGERPFTCSVCGKGFTRSTDLQRHQRVHTG; encoded by the coding sequence atgacacaccagcgagttcactgcagggagcggccattcacctgctcagattgtgggaagggattcatttcctcatctcaactgaagggaCATTAtcgaattcacactggagagaggccgttcacctgctcagactgtgggaagggattcatttggtcatcccaactgaaggtacatcagagagttcacactggggagaggccattcatctgttcagTTTGTGATAAGGGATTCATtttgtcatctcacctactgagacaccagtcagttcacactggagtgtggccattcacctgctcggtctGTGGAAAAGGATTCAGTTCGTCCTGTCACCTACagaaacaccagtcagttcacactggagagaggccattcgcctgctcagactgtgggaagagattcactcgatcatctgaactgaaggtacatcagcaagttcacacccgggagaggccgttcacctgctcagtctgtgggaagggattcactttgtcatctcagctactgagacaccagtcacttCACACCAGGGagtggccattcatctgctcagtctgtgggaagggattcattgaaTCATCCTCCCTAcagggacaccagtcagttcacactgggaaatggcggttcacctgctcagactgtgcgAAGGGATTCAATCGGttatctcacctactgagacaccagactgttcacagtggggagaggccgttcacctgctcagagtgtgggaaaggattcagtcagtATTCCAATCTACAAGCACACTGGTCTGTTCACACTGGAGAACGggcgttcacctgctcagactgtgggaaaggattcacttcatcatctaaactgaaggtacatcagcgagttcacacaggggagaggccattcacctgctcaaactgcgggaagggattcacacagttagctaGCCTACAagtacaccagtcagttcacactggagagaggccgttcacctgctcagagtgtgggaagggattcactctgtcatctcaactgaaggtacatcagcgagttcacaccggagagtggccgttcacctgctcagactgtgggaaaggattccctcagtcatcccaactgaaggtacatcagagaattCACACCggagagagaccattcacctgttcagagtgtgggaaaagattcactttgtcatctcaactgaaggtacatcagcgagttcacaccggagagaggccgttcacttgttcagactgtggaaagggattcactgaatcatctcaactgaaggtacatcagcgagttcacactggagagaggccattcacttgttcagactgtgggaagggattctctctgTCATCTCGtctactgacacaccagtcagttcacaccggggagaggccgttcacctgctcagtgtgtgggaagggattcacccggTCTAccgacctacagagacaccagcgagttcacactgggtag